In Pseudomonas fakonensis, one DNA window encodes the following:
- the purU gene encoding formyltetrahydrofolate deformylase has protein sequence MRTYRLVIACPDRVGIVAKVSNFLALYNGWINEASHHSDEQSGWFFMRHEIRAESLPFGIEAFREAFAPIAEEFSMTWRITDSAQKKRVVLMASRESHCLADLLHRFHTDELDCEIPCVISNHDDLRSMVEWHGIPFFHVPVDPKDKAPAFAEVSRLVEAHGADVVVLARYMQILPPQLCRDYAEKVINIHHSFLPSFVGAKPYHQASLRGVKLIGATCHYVTEELDAGPIIEQDVVRVSHADSIEDMVRFGRDVEKMVLARGLRYHLEDRVLVHGNKTVVFD, from the coding sequence ATGCGCACCTATCGACTGGTGATTGCCTGCCCCGACCGTGTCGGTATCGTGGCGAAAGTCAGTAATTTCCTGGCCCTCTACAATGGCTGGATCAATGAAGCCAGCCACCACTCCGACGAGCAGAGCGGCTGGTTCTTCATGCGTCATGAGATCCGCGCCGAATCGCTGCCGTTCGGTATCGAGGCGTTCCGTGAAGCCTTCGCGCCGATTGCCGAAGAGTTCTCCATGACCTGGCGCATCACCGACTCGGCGCAGAAAAAGCGCGTGGTGCTGATGGCCAGTCGCGAGTCGCACTGCCTGGCCGACCTGCTGCACCGCTTCCACACCGACGAGCTGGACTGCGAGATTCCTTGCGTGATCTCCAACCACGACGACCTGCGCAGCATGGTCGAGTGGCACGGCATTCCGTTCTTCCATGTACCGGTCGACCCCAAGGACAAGGCCCCGGCCTTCGCCGAAGTGTCGCGCCTGGTCGAGGCGCACGGCGCCGACGTGGTGGTACTGGCCCGCTACATGCAAATCCTGCCGCCGCAGCTGTGCCGCGACTACGCCGAAAAGGTCATCAACATCCACCACAGCTTCCTGCCGTCGTTCGTCGGTGCCAAGCCATACCACCAGGCCTCCCTGCGCGGGGTGAAGCTGATCGGTGCGACCTGCCACTACGTCACCGAGGAGCTGGACGCCGGCCCGATCATCGAGCAGGACGTGGTGCGTGTCAGCCACGCCGACAGCATCGAAGACATGGTGCGCTTCGGCCGTGACGTCGAGAAGATGGTGCTGGCCCGTGGCCTGCGCTATCACCTCGAAGACCGCGTGCTGGTGCACGGCAACAAGACCGTGGTGTTCGACTGA
- a CDS encoding PilZ domain-containing protein, translating to MFVERHIERHQLPCVLKVYNRFTDQQLGHLGNASEDGLMLISHLPVLVGPDFELQLRVPLAGGGLQFINLTASCLWCREDQTPGHFDAGFMLLQAPPEYDAFVRSLREFFSFRPQNAPV from the coding sequence ATGTTTGTCGAACGCCATATAGAACGTCACCAGTTGCCTTGCGTGCTCAAGGTCTACAACCGCTTTACCGACCAGCAGCTCGGCCACCTGGGCAATGCCTCCGAAGACGGCCTGATGCTCATCAGCCACCTGCCGGTGCTGGTGGGGCCTGACTTCGAGCTGCAACTGCGCGTGCCGCTGGCTGGCGGCGGGCTGCAGTTCATCAACCTCACCGCCAGTTGCCTGTGGTGCCGTGAAGACCAGACCCCTGGGCATTTTGATGCCGGCTTCATGCTGTTGCAGGCACCGCCCGAGTACGACGCCTTCGTACGCTCTCTGCGCGAGTTCTTCAGCTTCCGCCCGCAGAACGCCCCTGTCTGA
- a CDS encoding nuclear transport factor 2 family protein, with protein sequence MTATELVTAYYNAFNAGDMPAFLALLSEDVIHDINQGERQMGKARFAAFMDKMNRCYRERLADIVVMQNAEGNRAAAEFTVHGEYLADDQGLPPANGQKYVLAAGAFFYIHCGKIARVSNYYNLNDWVEQVG encoded by the coding sequence ATGACCGCTACCGAACTCGTCACCGCCTACTACAACGCCTTCAATGCCGGCGACATGCCCGCCTTCCTCGCGCTGCTGAGCGAAGACGTGATTCACGACATCAACCAGGGCGAACGGCAAATGGGCAAGGCCCGCTTTGCCGCGTTCATGGACAAGATGAACCGCTGCTACCGCGAACGCCTGGCCGACATCGTGGTGATGCAGAACGCCGAGGGCAACCGCGCCGCCGCCGAGTTCACCGTGCACGGCGAATACCTGGCTGACGACCAAGGGTTGCCGCCGGCCAACGGGCAGAAGTACGTGTTGGCAGCCGGGGCGTTTTTCTACATCCACTGCGGCAAGATCGCCCGGGTGAGCAACTACTACAACCTCAATGACTGGGTCGAGCAGGTGGGCTGA
- a CDS encoding lysylphosphatidylglycerol synthase transmembrane domain-containing protein: MNRFAWLGLALLLAVLVPALLGGGELLPRLRSFDPGLMLQLLGMILLCWVINAARLRLLLGQQGARLGRVRSLGVVMATEFAICTTPGGSGGPLALMALLGRERIPASRSGAVFAMDQLNDLLFFFCAMLAIAAYALFHRLGHSQQSMLLGSALMLCAALAGVLALLRYRRGVIKTCGRLLRRLGVAAPQRRRWARKLLRFVHALADTWRLPKRTLALVFSLTCAHWCLRYSVLYLVLQGLGANIAWVPSFLVQMLALSAGQFSLLPGGAGAAELTSATLLAPLVGSSTAAAAILIWRAVTYYFYLLAGGPVFLCLLARPLLARWRRQAG, from the coding sequence ATGAACCGCTTCGCCTGGCTGGGCCTGGCCCTGCTGCTGGCGGTGCTGGTACCGGCCCTGCTCGGCGGTGGCGAACTGTTGCCGCGCCTGCGCAGCTTCGACCCCGGGCTGATGCTGCAACTGCTGGGCATGATCCTGCTGTGCTGGGTCATCAACGCCGCGCGCCTGCGCCTGTTGCTCGGCCAGCAAGGCGCAAGACTCGGCCGGGTGCGCAGCCTGGGGGTGGTGATGGCCACCGAATTCGCCATCTGCACCACCCCCGGCGGCAGCGGCGGGCCGCTGGCGCTGATGGCGTTGCTTGGCCGCGAGCGTATCCCGGCCTCGCGCAGCGGCGCGGTGTTCGCCATGGACCAGCTCAACGACCTGCTGTTCTTCTTCTGCGCCATGCTCGCGATCGCCGCCTACGCGCTGTTCCACCGCCTCGGCCACAGCCAGCAGAGCATGCTGCTGGGCAGCGCGCTGATGCTGTGCGCCGCGCTTGCTGGCGTGCTGGCACTGCTGCGCTATCGGCGCGGGGTGATAAAGACTTGTGGCCGGCTATTGCGGCGCCTGGGTGTAGCCGCGCCACAGCGGCGGCGCTGGGCACGCAAGCTGCTGCGCTTCGTGCATGCCCTGGCCGACACCTGGCGCCTGCCCAAGCGCACCCTGGCCCTGGTGTTCAGCCTCACCTGCGCGCACTGGTGCCTGCGCTACAGCGTGCTGTACCTGGTGTTGCAGGGGTTGGGGGCGAACATTGCGTGGGTGCCGAGCTTTCTGGTGCAGATGCTCGCGCTCAGCGCTGGCCAGTTCAGCCTGCTGCCGGGCGGTGCCGGGGCGGCAGAGCTGACTTCGGCGACCTTGCTGGCGCCGTTGGTGGGGAGTTCGACGGCGGCCGCGGCGATCCTGATCTGGCGCGCGGTTACCTACTACTTTTACCTGCTGGCGGGGGGGCCGGTGTTTCTGTGCCTGCTGGCGCGCCCGTTGCTTGCGCGCTGGCGGCGTCAGGCGGGTTGA
- the sbcB gene encoding exodeoxyribonuclease I yields MSTSIFWHDYETTGINPRSDRPLQMAGVRTDLDLNEIEAPINLFCNPSDDILPHPAACLVTGITPQQLARQGLCEADFMTRVHAELARPGTCGAGYNTLRFDDEVTRYSLYRNFFDPYAREWQGGNSRWDLIDVVRTAYALRPEGIVWPQQDGRTSLRLELLSKANGLEHGHAHEALSDVRATIGLARLIRQKQPKLYDWLFQLRSKHKVMEQIRLLQPLVHISGRFSAERNYIGVVLPLAWHPRNRNALIVCDLGQDSAPLLQESAEVLRQRLYTRREDMPVGQLPVPLKLVHINRCPVLAPLSVVRPADQQRLGLDMSALQRSAEQLANQQALWRDKLEIIFEEEGFAASEDPEQQLYDGFIGDRDRRLCEQVRNAEPAQLSGANWMFDDPRLPELLFRYRARNFADTLNAEELARWHAFCQQRLSSPQLGAPNTVADFELACQARLPEADEAGRQVLQAWLEHVAQLKGRFAL; encoded by the coding sequence GTGAGCACCAGCATCTTCTGGCACGACTACGAAACCACCGGCATCAACCCGCGCAGCGACCGCCCGTTGCAGATGGCCGGTGTGCGCACCGACCTCGACCTCAACGAGATCGAGGCGCCGATCAACCTTTTCTGCAACCCCAGCGACGATATTCTGCCGCACCCGGCGGCCTGCCTGGTGACTGGCATCACCCCGCAGCAGTTGGCACGCCAGGGCCTGTGCGAAGCCGACTTCATGACCCGGGTGCATGCCGAGTTGGCGCGCCCTGGCACCTGTGGCGCGGGCTACAATACCCTGCGCTTCGATGATGAGGTCACCCGCTACAGCCTGTACCGCAACTTCTTCGACCCTTATGCCCGCGAGTGGCAGGGCGGCAACAGCCGCTGGGACCTGATCGACGTGGTACGCACTGCCTATGCCCTGCGCCCTGAGGGCATCGTGTGGCCGCAGCAGGACGGCCGCACCAGCCTGCGCCTGGAGCTCTTGAGCAAGGCCAACGGCCTGGAGCATGGCCATGCCCACGAGGCGCTTTCCGACGTACGGGCGACCATTGGCCTGGCGCGCCTGATTCGCCAGAAACAACCCAAGTTGTATGACTGGTTGTTCCAGTTGCGCAGCAAGCACAAGGTGATGGAGCAGATTCGCCTGTTGCAGCCTTTGGTGCATATTTCCGGGCGCTTTTCTGCCGAGCGCAATTACATCGGCGTGGTGCTGCCACTGGCCTGGCACCCGCGCAATCGCAATGCCCTGATTGTGTGTGACCTGGGCCAGGACAGCGCGCCGTTGTTGCAGGAAAGTGCCGAAGTACTGCGTCAGCGTTTGTACACGCGTCGCGAAGACATGCCTGTCGGACAATTACCGGTACCGCTGAAGTTGGTCCACATTAACCGCTGCCCGGTACTGGCGCCCTTGTCGGTGGTGCGACCTGCCGATCAACAGCGGTTGGGGCTGGATATGTCAGCCTTGCAGCGCAGCGCCGAACAACTGGCCAATCAGCAGGCGCTCTGGCGTGACAAGCTGGAGATCATCTTTGAAGAAGAAGGCTTTGCCGCCAGCGAAGATCCGGAGCAGCAGTTGTATGACGGTTTCATCGGCGACCGTGACCGGCGTTTGTGTGAGCAAGTGCGCAATGCGGAACCTGCGCAATTGAGCGGGGCCAACTGGATGTTCGATGACCCGCGCTTGCCGGAGCTGTTGTTCCGTTATCGGGCGCGCAACTTTGCCGATACCCTGAATGCTGAGGAGTTGGCGCGCTGGCATGCGTTCTGCCAGCAACGTTTGAGTAGCCCGCAGCTGGGCGCACCGAATACCGTGGCTGACTTTGAGTTGGCTTGCCAGGCGCGTTTGCCAGAGGCCGACGAGGCCGGGCGGCAGGTATTGCAGGCCTGGCTTGAGCATGTTGCGCAATTGAAGGGGCGCTTTGCCTTGTGA
- the pyk gene encoding pyruvate kinase translates to MTIRRTKIVATLGPASNSPEVIEQLILAGLDVARLNFSHGTPDEHKARARLIRDIAAKNGRHVALLGDLQGPKIRIAKFANKRIELKVGDKFTFSTAHPLTEGNQDIVGIDYPDLVKDCGVGDELLLDDGRVVMRVETATSDALHCVVIIGGPLSDHKGINRKGGGLTAPALTEKDKADIKLAAEMDLDYLAVSFPRDASDMEYARKLRDEAGGSAWLVAKIERAEAVADDETLDQLILASDAVMVARGDLGVEIGDAELIAIQKKIIQHARRNNKAVIVATQMMESMIQNPMPTRAEVSDVANAVLDNTDAVMLSAESAAGSYPIEAVQAMARICSGAEKHPTSQKSSHRLHTTFERCDESIALAAMYTANHFPGVKAIIALTESGYTPLIMSRLRSHVPIFALSPHRATQARANMFRGVYPIAFDPASLPADKVSQAAVDELLKRGLVEQGDWVILTKGDSYHTIGGTNGMKILHVGDPLVG, encoded by the coding sequence ATGACCATCCGCCGTACCAAAATCGTCGCCACCCTTGGCCCCGCCAGCAATTCGCCGGAAGTGATCGAACAGCTGATCCTCGCCGGCCTGGACGTGGCACGCCTGAACTTCTCCCACGGCACCCCGGACGAGCACAAGGCCCGCGCCCGCCTGATCCGCGACATCGCCGCCAAGAACGGCCGCCATGTCGCGCTGCTGGGCGACCTGCAGGGTCCGAAGATTCGCATCGCCAAGTTCGCCAACAAGCGCATCGAACTGAAAGTCGGTGACAAGTTCACCTTCTCCACCGCCCACCCGCTCACCGAAGGCAACCAGGATATCGTCGGCATCGACTACCCCGACCTGGTCAAGGACTGCGGCGTTGGCGACGAACTGCTGCTCGACGACGGCCGTGTGGTGATGCGCGTCGAGACCGCCACCAGCGATGCCCTGCACTGCGTGGTGATCATCGGTGGCCCGCTGTCCGACCACAAAGGCATCAACCGCAAAGGTGGCGGCCTGACCGCACCGGCCCTGACCGAAAAAGACAAGGCCGACATCAAGCTGGCCGCGGAAATGGACCTGGACTACCTGGCCGTGTCGTTCCCGCGTGACGCCAGCGACATGGAATACGCCCGCAAGCTGCGTGACGAAGCCGGCGGCAGCGCCTGGCTGGTGGCCAAGATCGAACGCGCCGAAGCGGTAGCCGACGACGAGACCCTCGACCAGCTGATCCTCGCCTCCGACGCCGTCATGGTTGCCCGTGGCGACCTGGGCGTGGAAATCGGCGACGCCGAGCTGATCGCCATCCAGAAGAAGATCATCCAGCACGCCCGCCGCAACAACAAAGCGGTGATCGTGGCGACCCAGATGATGGAGTCGATGATCCAGAACCCGATGCCGACTCGCGCCGAAGTGTCCGACGTGGCCAACGCCGTGCTCGACAACACCGACGCGGTGATGCTGTCGGCCGAAAGCGCCGCCGGCAGCTACCCGATCGAAGCGGTGCAGGCCATGGCCCGTATCTGCTCGGGCGCCGAAAAGCACCCTACCAGCCAGAAGTCCAGCCACCGCCTGCACACCACCTTCGAGCGCTGCGACGAGTCCATCGCCCTGGCGGCGATGTACACCGCCAACCACTTCCCCGGCGTCAAGGCGATCATCGCCCTCACCGAAAGTGGCTACACCCCGCTGATCATGTCGCGCCTGCGCTCGCATGTGCCGATCTTCGCGCTGTCGCCGCACCGCGCCACCCAGGCCCGTGCCAACATGTTCCGTGGCGTCTACCCGATTGCCTTCGACCCGGCCTCGCTGCCGGCCGACAAGGTCAGCCAGGCAGCCGTCGACGAGCTGCTCAAGCGCGGCTTGGTGGAGCAAGGCGACTGGGTCATCCTGACCAAGGGTGACAGCTACCACACCATCGGTGGCACCAACGGCATGAAGATCCTCCACGTGGGTGACCCACTGGTCGGTTGA
- a CDS encoding iron-sulfur-binding ferredoxin reductase, translating into MPELCVGERRFTVPPASNLLDALNGAGCAVPYSCRAGSCHACLVRCLDGQPVDAKPEALSAAQRDQGWRLACQCTVAGDLELALFDPLQDGLPATVAALDWFDDVLRLRLRPGRALRYQAGQHLVLWCADVARPYSLASLPGEDDMLEFHLDCSRPGAFCDRARQLQVGDELRLGELRGGALHYDPDWQVRPLWLLAAGTGLAPLWGILREALRQGHQGEIRVVHVARTPAGHYLAEALQAMPGVSVELVLAEQLDEALAGLRLASRQTMALLCGAPGSVERFARRLFIAGVPRNQVLADVFTEHA; encoded by the coding sequence ATGCCCGAACTGTGCGTGGGCGAGCGCCGTTTCACGGTGCCGCCCGCCAGCAACCTGCTCGATGCGCTCAACGGCGCCGGCTGCGCCGTGCCCTACAGTTGCCGCGCCGGCAGCTGCCACGCCTGCCTGGTGCGCTGCCTCGACGGCCAGCCTGTGGACGCCAAACCCGAGGCCCTGAGCGCGGCCCAGCGCGACCAGGGCTGGCGCCTGGCCTGCCAGTGCACGGTGGCCGGCGACCTTGAGCTTGCGCTGTTCGACCCGCTGCAAGATGGCCTGCCGGCCACGGTGGCTGCGCTTGACTGGTTCGACGACGTTCTGCGCCTGCGCCTGCGCCCCGGGCGGGCACTGCGTTACCAGGCCGGCCAGCACCTGGTGCTGTGGTGCGCCGATGTTGCCCGCCCGTACTCGTTGGCGAGCCTGCCGGGGGAGGACGACATGCTGGAGTTTCACCTTGATTGCAGCCGCCCCGGGGCATTTTGCGACCGCGCCCGGCAACTGCAGGTGGGCGATGAGCTGAGGCTGGGCGAATTGCGCGGCGGGGCGCTGCACTACGACCCTGACTGGCAGGTGCGCCCGCTCTGGTTACTGGCGGCGGGCACCGGGCTGGCACCTTTGTGGGGCATTCTTCGCGAGGCGCTGCGCCAGGGGCACCAAGGGGAGATTCGGGTGGTGCATGTGGCGCGCACGCCAGCCGGGCATTACCTGGCCGAGGCATTGCAGGCAATGCCGGGGGTGAGTGTGGAGTTGGTACTGGCCGAGCAACTGGATGAGGCGCTGGCCGGGTTGCGTCTGGCGTCGCGCCAGACCATGGCATTGCTGTGCGGGGCGCCGGGGAGTGTCGAACGCTTTGCCCGGCGGCTGTTCATCGCCGGGGTGCCGCGTAATCAGGTGCTGGCGGATGTGTTTACCGAGCATGCCTAG
- the mvaT gene encoding histone-like nucleoid-structuring protein MvaT, with protein sequence MSLINEYRATEEAIKELQARLTNLQQDGKLQKELDFEKKLRELMAENGKSLRDVIALLDPESKLSKAPRGAAKPVATKRARKVKQYKNPHNGEVIETKGGNHKTLKEWKAKWGGDTVESWATLLD encoded by the coding sequence ATGTCCCTGATCAACGAATACCGCGCTACCGAAGAAGCCATCAAGGAACTTCAGGCCCGCCTGACCAACCTGCAGCAAGATGGCAAACTGCAGAAAGAACTCGACTTCGAAAAGAAGCTGCGCGAGCTGATGGCCGAAAACGGCAAGTCGCTGCGTGACGTCATTGCCCTGCTCGACCCGGAAAGCAAACTGAGCAAGGCCCCACGTGGCGCCGCCAAGCCAGTTGCCACCAAGCGTGCGCGCAAGGTCAAGCAATACAAGAACCCGCACAATGGCGAGGTTATTGAAACCAAGGGCGGCAACCACAAAACCCTGAAAGAGTGGAAAGCCAAGTGGGGCGGTGACACCGTCGAAAGCTGGGCCACCCTGCTGGACTGA
- a CDS encoding GNAT family acetyltransferase, with product MEIRLLHGAAIAPYIDELARLRLTVFREFPYLYDGNLDYEAEYLSTYARSGRSLVVLALDGGQVVGASTGLPLVDETSEFQQPFLAQGRDPASVYYFGESVLLPAYRGQGLGVRFFIERESYAHKLAEFDYCAFCAVERPAGHPRRPGDYKPLHGFWRNRGFLHEPSLRTSYSWRDLDEQEQSAKIMSFWLKALPV from the coding sequence ATGGAAATACGCCTGCTGCACGGCGCTGCCATCGCGCCTTACATCGATGAGCTTGCTCGTTTGCGCCTGACGGTGTTCCGCGAGTTTCCCTACCTCTACGACGGCAACCTGGACTACGAAGCCGAATACCTCTCCACCTATGCCCGCTCCGGGCGCAGCCTGGTGGTGCTGGCGCTGGATGGCGGCCAGGTGGTGGGCGCCTCCACCGGCCTGCCGCTGGTGGATGAAACCTCCGAGTTCCAGCAGCCGTTCCTGGCCCAGGGCCGCGACCCGGCCTCGGTCTATTACTTCGGCGAATCGGTGCTTCTGCCGGCCTACCGTGGCCAGGGCCTGGGGGTGCGCTTTTTCATCGAGCGCGAGTCCTACGCCCATAAGCTGGCCGAATTCGACTACTGCGCCTTTTGCGCGGTGGAGCGCCCGGCCGGGCACCCGCGCCGGCCAGGGGACTACAAACCGTTGCATGGTTTCTGGCGCAACCGAGGCTTTTTGCATGAGCCTTCACTGCGCACCAGCTACAGCTGGCGCGACCTCGATGAGCAGGAGCAGTCGGCGAAGATCATGTCGTTCTGGCTCAAGGCCCTCCCGGTATGA
- a CDS encoding tetratricopeptide repeat protein, translating to MRTLIVLTMAASVVGCTRWSMDHHLNNAYRAYDRGDCSRVMLELSQVDRTSRSRPFIHPEVSLLRGQCLERQKLYVDAAQTYQYMIQQYPGNEYAYRAQARLQTLDKLGHLRGSEAAVANPANATPWR from the coding sequence ATGCGCACCCTGATCGTTTTGACCATGGCGGCCAGTGTCGTCGGCTGCACCCGCTGGTCGATGGACCACCACCTGAACAACGCCTACCGCGCCTACGACCGTGGCGATTGCTCGCGGGTGATGCTGGAGCTTTCGCAGGTCGATCGCACCAGCCGTTCGCGGCCGTTCATCCACCCTGAGGTGTCGCTGCTGCGCGGCCAGTGCCTGGAGCGCCAGAAGCTCTACGTGGATGCGGCGCAAACTTACCAGTACATGATTCAGCAGTACCCGGGCAACGAGTACGCCTACCGCGCCCAGGCGCGCCTGCAGACCCTCGACAAGCTGGGCCACCTGCGCGGCAGCGAGGCGGCGGTGGCCAACCCGGCCAATGCCACACCTTGGCGATAA
- a CDS encoding carbon-nitrogen hydrolase family protein, with amino-acid sequence MIRVAACQYAIELHESWEAYADHLQGLCAEAVAEGAQLLLLPEYAGLVLSGQLPAGQRGDLKGSIAGIQPLIEPWLTLCESIARRWGIYLQPGSVPVLDADGRYRNRAWLFGPDGLLGHQDKLIMTRFEREQWDIAPGQGLWVFDTTLGRLGILICYDNEFPLLARTLAEGGADLILAPSCTDTVAGYHRVRIGAQARALENQIAVLQSPTVGLAPWSPALDENVGKAGLFVPPDHGMPGDGVVAESECLTPAASRWLVCNIDLDEVRRVRQEGQVFTRRDWPEQFDRVL; translated from the coding sequence ATGATCCGCGTTGCCGCCTGCCAGTACGCCATCGAGTTGCATGAAAGCTGGGAGGCCTACGCCGACCACCTGCAAGGCCTGTGTGCCGAAGCGGTGGCCGAAGGCGCGCAGTTGCTGCTGCTGCCCGAGTACGCTGGGCTGGTGCTCAGTGGTCAGTTGCCGGCCGGGCAGCGTGGTGACCTGAAGGGCTCGATCGCCGGCATTCAGCCGCTGATCGAACCCTGGCTTACGCTGTGCGAAAGCATCGCCCGACGCTGGGGCATCTACCTGCAGCCGGGCAGCGTACCGGTGCTGGACGCCGATGGCCGCTATCGCAACCGTGCCTGGCTGTTCGGCCCTGACGGGCTGCTGGGCCACCAGGACAAGCTGATCATGACCCGCTTCGAGCGCGAGCAGTGGGACATTGCGCCGGGGCAAGGGTTGTGGGTGTTCGACACGACGCTGGGCCGGCTGGGCATCTTGATCTGCTATGACAACGAATTCCCGCTGCTGGCCCGCACGCTGGCCGAAGGCGGCGCCGACCTGATTCTTGCCCCCAGTTGCACCGACACCGTGGCCGGTTACCACCGGGTACGCATCGGCGCCCAAGCGCGGGCGCTGGAAAACCAGATTGCCGTGTTGCAGAGCCCGACCGTGGGGCTGGCACCCTGGTCGCCGGCGCTGGACGAGAATGTCGGCAAGGCGGGGCTGTTCGTGCCGCCGGACCATGGCATGCCGGGGGATGGGGTGGTGGCTGAAAGCGAGTGCTTGACGCCGGCAGCGAGCCGCTGGCTGGTCTGTAATATTGACCTGGATGAGGTGCGGCGGGTGAGGCAGGAAGGGCAGGTGTTTACCCGCAGGGACTGGCCGGAGCAGTTTGACAGGGTGTTGTAA
- a CDS encoding fumarate hydratase — translation MTVIKQDDLIQSVADALQFISYYHPVDFIQAMHEAYLREESPAARDSIAQILINSRMCATGHRPICQDTGIVTVFIRVGMDVRWDGATMSVDDMINEGVRRAYNLPENVLRASILADPAGARKNTKDNTPAVIHYSIVPGDKVEVDVAAKGGGSENKSKMAMLNPSDSIVDWVLKTVPTMGAGWCPPGMLGIGIGGTAEKAAVMAKEVLMESIDIHELKARGPQNRLEEIRLELFEKVNQLGIGAQGLGGLTTVLDVKIMDYPTHAASLPVCMIPNCAATRHAHFVLDGNGPAELEAPSLDAYPEIVWEAGPSARRVNLDDITPEEVASWKPGETILLNGKMLTGRDAAHKRMVEMLNRGEQLPVDLKGRFIYYVGPVDPVGDEVVGPAGPTTATRMDKFTRQILEQTGLLGMIGKSERGPTAIEAIKDNKAVYLMAVGGAAYLVAQAIRKSKVLAFAELGMEAIYEFEVKDMPVTVAVDSNGESVHITGPALWQSKIAQSLAVEVK, via the coding sequence ATGACCGTGATCAAGCAAGACGACCTGATTCAGAGCGTTGCCGACGCCCTGCAATTCATCTCGTACTACCACCCCGTCGACTTCATCCAGGCGATGCACGAAGCCTACCTGCGTGAAGAGTCGCCAGCCGCGCGTGACTCGATCGCCCAGATCCTGATCAACTCGCGCATGTGCGCCACCGGCCACCGCCCGATCTGCCAGGACACCGGCATCGTCACCGTGTTCATCCGCGTCGGTATGGACGTACGCTGGGACGGCGCCACCATGAGCGTCGACGACATGATCAACGAAGGTGTGCGCCGCGCCTACAACCTGCCCGAGAACGTCCTGCGCGCCTCGATCCTGGCCGACCCGGCCGGTGCCCGCAAGAACACCAAGGACAACACCCCGGCAGTCATCCACTACTCCATCGTGCCCGGCGACAAGGTCGAGGTCGATGTCGCAGCCAAAGGCGGCGGTTCGGAGAACAAGTCGAAGATGGCCATGCTCAACCCGTCCGACTCGATCGTCGACTGGGTGCTGAAAACCGTGCCGACCATGGGCGCTGGCTGGTGCCCGCCTGGCATGCTGGGTATCGGCATCGGCGGCACCGCAGAAAAAGCGGCGGTAATGGCCAAGGAAGTGTTGATGGAGTCCATCGACATCCATGAGCTCAAGGCCCGTGGCCCGCAAAACCGCCTCGAAGAGATCCGCCTGGAGCTGTTCGAGAAGGTCAACCAGCTGGGCATCGGCGCCCAGGGCCTGGGCGGCCTGACCACCGTGCTCGACGTCAAGATCATGGACTACCCGACCCACGCCGCCTCCCTGCCGGTGTGCATGATCCCCAACTGCGCCGCCACCCGCCACGCCCACTTCGTGCTTGACGGCAACGGCCCGGCCGAGCTCGAAGCGCCGTCGCTGGACGCCTACCCGGAAATCGTCTGGGAAGCCGGCCCGAGCGCGCGCCGGGTGAACCTGGACGACATCACCCCGGAAGAAGTGGCCAGCTGGAAGCCGGGCGAGACCATCCTGCTCAACGGCAAAATGCTCACCGGCCGCGACGCCGCGCACAAGCGCATGGTCGAGATGCTCAACCGCGGCGAACAGCTGCCGGTCGACCTCAAAGGCCGCTTCATCTACTACGTAGGCCCGGTCGACCCGGTCGGTGACGAAGTGGTAGGCCCTGCCGGCCCGACCACCGCCACCCGCATGGACAAGTTCACCCGCCAGATCCTCGAGCAAACCGGCCTGTTGGGCATGATCGGCAAGTCCGAGCGCGGCCCGACCGCCATCGAGGCGATCAAGGACAACAAGGCCGTGTACCTGATGGCCGTCGGCGGCGCTGCGTACCTGGTGGCCCAGGCCATCCGCAAGTCGAAGGTCCTGGCCTTCGCCGAGCTGGGTATGGAAGCAATCTACGAGTTCGAAGTCAAAGACATGCCGGTCACCGTTGCGGTGGACAGCAATGGTGAGTCGGTGCACATCACCGGCCCCGCGCTGTGGCAGAGCAAGATCGCCCAGAGCCTGGCTGTTGAAGTGAAGTAA